The bacterium genomic sequence GAATTCTGGAAGAAGCATACCAGAAAGCTCCCAATCATCCCGGAATTTTGCATTACATGATTCATTGCTATGACGATCCGGTGCATGCAACTCTAGGTTTGCGGCCTGCGCGAAAGTATGCGAAGGTTGCAGGCGCAGCCGCACATGCTCAGCACATGCCTTCGCATATTTTCCTGGCGCTCGGATTGTGGGATGACGTTGTTAGTTCGAATGATGTTTCGTGGAAAGTAGCGGATGAACGGGTCAACACAAAAAAGCTGGGTCTAGAAGAACGTGGATATCACTATCTCTACTGGCTTCAATACGGTTATCTGCAACAGGGCCGCTACAACGATGCGAGAAAGACTCTGGCGATCATGGAAGAAGACGCAAAAAAGTCTCCTACTTCTCGAATACTCTGGCATTTGATCAGAATGAGAGCGGCTCAAATCATTGAAACCGGACAATGGGACGGTGACGCGATTGCAATCACGGCAGACGCATCAAAGGTTCGTCCCGCAGTCGCTGCGGTACATTTCTTCGCAAGTGGTTATGCCGCTCTGAAGCGAAAGGACATTTCCGAAGCGCGTAAGAATTTGGTGGAATTGCAAGGTTTGATCAAGAAGTCATCCGAAGACGCCGGGGAGTCTCATCACGGAATGGCGGCGCCGCGAAATTACCCACTTGATCCGAAAACACTGGAAATCATGACGGAGGAACTGGATGCCGGTATCCTTTTTGCGGAAGGCAAAAGAGAAGAAGCGATCGAGAAAATGAAGAAAGCCGCTTCAGTGGAATCTGCATTGACCTTCG encodes the following:
- a CDS encoding tetratricopeptide repeat protein, producing MKQIAFLILFFLFVSVTCAQQNLGTIDFPATGKEAAQPHFLRGVLLLHSFEYPDAREAFEEAIKLDPDFVMAYWGAAMTHTHPIWMEQNLQDARAILNKLDPSLEERQKKATTAREKAWLATVEVLYGEGTKEERDLKYEKAMAELANAYSNDLEASVFHALSVLGTAHQGRDFRIYMKAAGILEEAYQKAPNHPGILHYMIHCYDDPVHATLGLRPARKYAKVAGAAAHAQHMPSHIFLALGLWDDVVSSNDVSWKVADERVNTKKLGLEERGYHYLYWLQYGYLQQGRYNDARKTLAIMEEDAKKSPTSRILWHLIRMRAAQIIETGQWDGDAIAITADASKVRPAVAAVHFFASGYAALKRKDISEARKNLVELQGLIKKSSEDAGESHHGMAAPRNYPLDPKTLEIMTEELDAGILFAEGKREEAIEKMKKAASVESALTFEFGPPEIVKPSHELLGEMLLEMKKAPEAQISFEQALERAP